A DNA window from Akkermansiaceae bacterium contains the following coding sequences:
- a CDS encoding sensor histidine kinase — protein sequence MPRSLKKAALLFLLSACFPGSLSAQTPKIDPKAPVLTTASGIARLPNTSLLQPAVDLRSATITFIDPNGTTFIRDETGATFFRSNRSNTYQPGQTVAIRGVRFPGLYIGGIAPSKVDVLSAGPPPQPRTLTLRDLETGHHHYEFVEVAGVGRSFELTGETTGKLRLNVEGGILEVQFDQAPEDGPSLVDAEVRIRGLAAGAINDHRQLVYPYLRAIDGSAVTVIQPPPADPFATKDTPLSSLFDFARTGSASHRVKISGTALGPLIHGSVFIRQDNRSVRVIMATPLPGLRAGDQVEALGFPEMGGFSAMLADAALRVTSHGSEPPSAIKPDLKQINSGALDADLVTIEGTVIQHLENDNTLIVRTPTETLRVLSHGWKLPPVATGSEARFTGIWLVKEVRSTSRSYRAAPASHELWLRSAEDVTLLSAPSWWNSTKLSVMLGIVAGAGLLVLIWAALLQRQVARQVKIIEVKAQREAMIEERQRIAREFHDTLEQELAGLSLRLDAAVPRVSDEKAKGLLDQLRKLLFRLQTETRDFVWDLRDESQHSEPLETSLDILIDHLQTTTVIPLEYSPMPDLPPVPALAQHHLLRIAREAVNNAIKYSSAKRVRISLSHAPGTIHLRVEDDGAGFDVSGKSNSSGHFGLQGMKERVRKLGAELDIRSKPGEGTCIEVVLAIPSAA from the coding sequence GTGCCGCGATCCCTGAAAAAAGCCGCGCTCCTTTTCCTCCTCTCCGCCTGCTTTCCGGGGAGTCTCTCCGCACAGACCCCGAAGATCGACCCGAAGGCACCGGTCCTGACAACGGCCAGCGGGATCGCCCGCCTGCCGAACACTTCATTGCTGCAACCTGCCGTCGATCTGCGGTCCGCCACCATCACGTTCATCGACCCGAACGGCACCACCTTCATCCGGGACGAAACGGGGGCGACGTTTTTCCGGAGCAACCGCTCAAACACCTACCAGCCCGGGCAGACCGTTGCCATCCGGGGGGTGAGATTTCCGGGACTCTACATCGGCGGCATCGCCCCTTCCAAGGTGGATGTCCTGTCCGCCGGACCTCCGCCACAGCCACGGACCCTCACCCTCCGGGATCTGGAAACCGGCCACCACCACTATGAATTCGTGGAGGTCGCTGGGGTTGGCCGCTCATTCGAGCTCACCGGCGAAACCACCGGCAAGCTCCGCCTGAATGTGGAGGGTGGCATCCTGGAGGTGCAGTTCGACCAGGCCCCCGAAGACGGACCCTCGCTGGTCGATGCGGAGGTGCGCATCCGGGGACTGGCCGCCGGAGCGATCAACGACCACCGGCAGCTCGTCTATCCCTATCTCCGCGCCATCGACGGCAGCGCGGTCACGGTCATCCAGCCGCCACCGGCGGACCCCTTCGCGACGAAGGACACGCCCCTCTCATCGCTTTTCGACTTCGCGCGCACAGGTTCCGCCAGCCACCGGGTGAAGATTTCCGGAACCGCGCTCGGCCCGCTGATCCATGGCAGCGTGTTCATCCGCCAGGACAACCGGAGCGTCCGCGTCATCATGGCCACGCCGCTGCCCGGGCTGCGGGCGGGGGACCAGGTGGAGGCGCTCGGATTTCCGGAGATGGGGGGATTCAGCGCGATGTTGGCGGACGCGGCCCTGCGCGTCACCTCGCACGGTTCGGAACCTCCCTCCGCCATCAAGCCGGACCTGAAGCAGATCAACAGCGGCGCGCTCGACGCGGACCTGGTGACCATCGAGGGGACCGTCATCCAGCATCTTGAAAACGACAACACCCTCATCGTCCGCACGCCCACGGAAACCCTGCGCGTGCTTTCCCACGGCTGGAAGCTGCCCCCGGTCGCAACGGGGAGCGAGGCGCGCTTCACCGGCATCTGGCTGGTGAAGGAGGTGCGCAGCACCAGCCGCAGCTACCGTGCGGCACCGGCCTCCCACGAACTCTGGCTGCGGTCCGCGGAGGACGTCACCCTCCTTTCCGCTCCCAGTTGGTGGAACTCGACCAAGCTGTCGGTCATGCTCGGCATCGTCGCCGGGGCCGGCCTGCTGGTCCTCATCTGGGCGGCGTTGCTGCAACGCCAGGTCGCCCGGCAGGTGAAGATCATCGAGGTGAAGGCGCAGCGCGAGGCGATGATCGAGGAACGGCAGCGCATCGCCCGGGAATTCCATGATACACTGGAGCAGGAGCTGGCCGGACTTTCCCTGCGGCTGGATGCCGCCGTGCCACGCGTGTCCGACGAAAAGGCGAAGGGCCTGCTCGACCAGTTGCGGAAGCTGCTGTTCCGGCTGCAGACGGAGACCCGCGATTTCGTCTGGGATCTCCGCGACGAATCCCAGCACTCCGAGCCGCTGGAGACCTCGCTGGACATCCTCATCGACCATCTGCAGACCACCACCGTCATCCCTTTGGAATATTCCCCGATGCCGGACCTGCCGCCCGTGCCCGCGCTGGCGCAGCACCACCTGCTGCGCATCGCGCGGGAGGCCGTCAACAACGCCATCAAATACTCCTCCGCGAAGCGCGTGCGGATTTCCCTCTCCCACGCACCCGGCACCATCCACCTGAGGGTGGAGGACGACGGCGCGGGCTTCGACGTCAGCGGGAAATCGAACTCATCCGGACACTTCGGCCTGCAGGGGATGAAGGAACGCGTGCGCAAGCTGGGTGCGGAGCTGGACATCCGCAGCAAGCCCGGTGAAGGCACCTGCATCGAAGTCGTGCTTGCCATCCCATCCGCGGCATAG
- a CDS encoding acetylxylan esterase yields MAFLAPLRGRCGHVFRIVWRPPELFGWDSFPQETTYGCVPTMKQLSILPFFFFFSATPIQAEDAHTPKLRVGEAQSQEAAAEELAKMRKHFMDRETWEQRRETVRRSILRGAELDPIPERKSPPPALRHSLRKCDGYTVENISLEVTKGVFHTGNLYLPAVAAGKMPVVLCSHGHFRDNTYVEEGRYSPSVQLLSASLARMGCIVFAGDMVGYGDDRKRGGDHEQTQHVLARQLWNNIRTLDYTLSLPGADPERVGVTGASGGGTQAFLLAAVDPRVTLAAPCVMVSAHFFGGCVCESGMPIHNHGGTVTNNVEITALHAPKPLLLISCGKDWTLRTPEVEFPHLRSLYKLYGKEQDIENAHFSEEGHDYGESKRKALYPFIAKHFKLDAGRADESRLTIFPHEELTVFNEAHPVPSR; encoded by the coding sequence TTGGCCTTCCTTGCCCCATTGCGAGGAAGGTGCGGGCATGTTTTTCGTATCGTGTGGCGTCCGCCTGAACTGTTTGGGTGGGATAGTTTCCCGCAGGAAACGACGTATGGGTGCGTTCCGACAATGAAACAGCTCTCGATCTTGCCTTTCTTTTTCTTTTTTTCCGCCACCCCCATCCAGGCGGAAGACGCCCACACCCCTAAGCTGCGTGTTGGAGAAGCCCAGTCGCAGGAAGCTGCCGCCGAAGAGCTTGCGAAAATGAGAAAGCATTTCATGGACAGGGAAACATGGGAGCAACGCAGGGAGACGGTCCGCAGGTCGATCCTCAGAGGCGCGGAGCTCGATCCTATTCCGGAGCGGAAATCACCGCCGCCGGCGCTGCGCCATTCGCTACGGAAGTGCGATGGCTATACGGTGGAAAACATCTCCCTCGAGGTGACCAAGGGAGTTTTCCACACAGGAAACCTCTATCTGCCTGCCGTAGCTGCAGGGAAGATGCCGGTGGTGCTTTGTTCGCACGGGCACTTCCGGGACAATACGTATGTCGAGGAGGGGCGCTACAGCCCGAGTGTCCAGTTGCTGTCCGCATCGCTCGCCCGTATGGGATGCATCGTCTTTGCCGGAGACATGGTGGGCTACGGAGACGACCGGAAGCGCGGCGGGGATCACGAGCAGACACAACACGTCCTTGCCCGCCAGCTCTGGAACAATATCCGGACGCTGGATTACACGCTTTCCCTCCCCGGAGCGGACCCGGAACGGGTGGGGGTTACCGGTGCTTCCGGCGGGGGTACACAGGCATTCCTGTTGGCGGCGGTGGATCCGCGCGTTACTCTGGCGGCACCCTGCGTCATGGTTTCCGCCCACTTTTTCGGCGGCTGTGTTTGCGAAAGTGGCATGCCCATCCACAACCATGGCGGAACCGTCACCAACAACGTGGAGATCACCGCTCTGCATGCTCCGAAGCCGTTGCTTCTGATCAGCTGCGGCAAGGACTGGACACTCCGCACTCCTGAGGTGGAATTTCCACACCTTCGTTCGCTATACAAGCTGTATGGAAAGGAGCAGGACATCGAGAACGCTCATTTCTCCGAAGAAGGACACGACTACGGCGAGTCGAAACGCAAAGCACTTTATCCATTCATCGCGAAACACTTCAAACTTGATGCGGGCAGAGCAGACGAGAGCAGGCTGACGATCTTCCCTCATGAAGAGTTGACCGTTTTCAATGAGGCACACCCCGTGCCGTCGCGGTAG
- a CDS encoding response regulator transcription factor translates to MQDASQPLRLLLVDDHFVVRSGLAASLALEDDMSVIAEAADANEAVTAYETHHPDVVLMDLQMGETSGVDAVSRISQDHPAARILVFSSFARDEDIYRAIRAGALGYLQKAAPREDLLEAVRQVSKGNRYLPREIAQRLADRLSRPEPSPREREVLALIAKGRSNKEVASDLGLSEDTVKRHVSNLMAKLGAQDRTQAVTEALRRGLIEV, encoded by the coding sequence ATGCAGGATGCCTCCCAACCGTTGCGTCTCCTCCTGGTGGACGACCATTTCGTGGTCCGCAGCGGGCTGGCCGCATCCCTCGCCCTGGAGGATGACATGAGCGTGATCGCGGAAGCCGCTGACGCGAACGAAGCCGTCACCGCCTACGAGACCCATCATCCGGACGTCGTGCTGATGGACCTGCAGATGGGCGAAACCAGCGGCGTGGACGCCGTTTCCCGCATCTCACAGGACCATCCGGCGGCGAGGATCCTGGTCTTTTCATCATTCGCGCGTGACGAGGATATTTACCGCGCCATCCGCGCCGGAGCACTGGGCTACCTGCAGAAGGCCGCACCACGGGAGGATCTGCTGGAGGCGGTGCGCCAGGTTTCCAAGGGCAACCGCTACCTGCCGCGGGAGATCGCCCAGCGTCTGGCGGACCGTCTCAGCCGTCCGGAGCCGAGTCCGCGCGAGCGGGAGGTCCTGGCCCTCATCGCCAAAGGCCGCAGCAACAAGGAGGTCGCATCCGACCTGGGTCTCAGCGAGGACACCGTGAAACGCCACGTGAGCAACCTGATGGCGAAGCTGGGGGCGCAGGACCGCACCCAAGCCGTGACGGAGGCGTTGAGGCGGGGTTTGATCGAGGTCTGA